TCCAAGTCTAGACGGTTCAGAAGATTTTTTTTCCATGTTTCGCAACCCTTTGAATAAAACAAGCGTCTATAACAACAGAACGATGAACAGGCTACTGGTTTGGTTACTGGTTTTGCTGGCAGGTACGGCAAACGCCCAAATCGGCAGTTCCCCGACTGGCGGTCCGAACGAGCTTGTGATTTTGAAACGCGCCGACCAACTGGAAGGTCTGCAGTCGGGAACGGAAGAGATTCGGAAACTGATCGGCAACGTGCAGCTTCAGCAAAAAAACGTGCTGATGTACTGCGACTTAGCGATTCAGAACTTAACCACCAACGTCATCGAAGCCTACGGGAACGTGCGCATGACGCAGGGAGACACGCTGAGCGTTCGGGGGGATACCATGTTCTACTACGGGTCTACGCGTCTGGCCAAAGTGACGGGCCGTACGGTGGTTCTGAAGGACCGCAAAATGACGCTGACAACCCGCCGTCTGGATTACGACCTGAGCACCGGCATCGCCTATTACCCCGTAAAGGGCCGGATTGTTGACCGGGAAAACATCCTGACCAGCCGCGAAGGGTATTACGACACCCGAACCAAGCTGTTTACTTTCCGTCAGGATGTTCGATTGGTCAACCCAAAGTATACGCTGACCGCTGATTCGTTGCTGTATAACTCGTTGAGTAAAATTGCCACATTTCAGGGACCGACCAAAATTGTGAGCAAGGAAGGGACACTGATGGCCAAAGACGGTGATTACAACACCGTGTCCCGCCTGTCGAACTTTCAGCGCCGGGCCACGATTGAAACTGAGAAATATACCCTGACGGGCGATACGTTGGTTGGCAACAACGCCAGTGACTTTTATACCGCTCGCGGTAACGTTGTGCTGGTGGCCAAAAATGATCAAACAACGCTGACGGGCGATTTCGGGCGGTACAACCGAAAAGCCGGGGTAGCCCGGATGACGGGGCACGCGCTCGTCAGGAGCGTAACCAAAGCCGATACAATGTTTATGCGGGCCGACACGCTCTGGTCATTCGAGCTGCCAAATCCGAAACGGATAAAAGGCAGCAAGACGGCCGATTCAACGTACCGGAGGCTGATTGGGCATAAGAACGTGCTGGTTTTTAAGAGTGATTTGCAGAGTAAGTGTGATTCCATTGTGTACGAAACTGTCGATTCAACGATCTATTTTTTCCGGGATCCAATCGTGTGGAGCACTAATTATCAAATGGAAGGCGACTCTGTGACGGCTTTGTTAAAGAATAACCGAATCTATAAAATGTTACTTCGGGGCCATTCTTTCGTCATATCACAGGACACGTTGCAGAATTTTAACCAGGTAAAAGGCCGGACGCTGACCGCATTTTTCGGGTATGATCCGCAGAAAGACCGCTCGGACATCGACCGGGTCATTGTGGAAGGCAACGGAGAGAGCCTCTACTTTGCCGTCGACGACCAAAATAAAATGGTGGGCATGAACCGGGTGCTGTGCAGTAAAATGACCATTCGGTTTACCGACCGCAAAGTGAAAAAGATTAGTTTCTACGGACAACCTGATTCAAAACTAGTACCTCCGCAGGAACTGAAGGAAGCGGAAAAGAAGCTGGATGGCTTTAACTGGCGCATCGCCGAACGACCGACGAAAGCACGTTTGCTTGGCTTACCGGAACCGTCGGCGGGTGGGCCAATCAGCTCGAGAACCAACCCGGGTAAAGAGGGTCCGGCTCCGGCGGAGGCTTCCGCAACGCTGAAACGGGAAGTGCCGGTTGGCGAATCGAAGTTGAAGGGCTTGATTCGAAAGACGTCGGCCAGCCCGGATACAAAAGCAGCGGTTCAGGCAGGGTCTGCGACCCAAAAAACCGTCAGCCCGGTTACGAAAAAAAATTCTCAACCCGCAGACAGCGTATCTACCGGAACAGTAAAAGCAGTCAACACCGGCACGCAACCCGTAAGCTCCCCGGCAGCAGAAAGCGACCTGGAACGGGAGCTTAACAAGAAGCCGGTTCGCAAGAAAGGTAATTAAAAGTCAGTCTGGTATTTATAAATATTTTTTTGAAACTCTTTTAAACCTTTAGGTTACTGGAAGGTTCTAATTGATAAAAAAGAAGTTAGCACTAGCAATTTTTCGAGTTTGCGGTCGTTGACTTTCCCGATTTTTTAAATATGTTTGTGATGGGGTAATATATCCACCCAATTATTGCATGGATTTTTATGAAACAACCTGTACGTCTATATGCCTGGTTAACCGGACTAGTCTTTCTGGTATCGCAGAGCCTGTTGGCTCAAACCGATAGCAGCAAGCCCAAGAGTCGGTTGGAGCTGGGGCAAAAACCAGCCCCGACCAGCCGTGTTATCCATTCCCGCAATTTCCCGTTCTTGAAGCATCCTACAGTTGCCAGCCTGGATCGGGGCGTAACGGTTCAGAAAAATACCGCGATCAATCAATACTACCGGAATCAACTGCTGAATGCTACCACCACTAAAACGGCTCGTGCAACCGGCACGGAATCCAGCAACGTAGCAACCCCTGAGAACCGCCAGATATCAGCCGAGGAAACCCGAAAAAGTGACAAAGACTTCATGTATTCGAATGACCAGATTACGGTGTCTAACATCTACCCTAATCCGGCCAACGAATTTGCCGAGATTGATTACAAAATCACTGGTAACGTTAAAGATGCCAAGCTGACGTTCTACAATGTGCTAGGAGCTCAGGTAGCTGATCATACGTTGGATGGCAACGAAGGCAAAGTCCGGATTGTAACCCGAGACATGAATTCTGGACTATACTTTTATCGGTTATCCATCGATAATCAAAAGATTGTTACGAAAAAATTAATGGTCAGCCACCAGTAGTACCATCATTATCTCCAGAATAAGCAGTAAACAGCAGCCTGTTTACTGCTTATTTTTTAACAGGGATCTTTCCCGGATTCTGCACTATTTCCCCCCCGTAATCGTTACTCTTACAGAGATTTTTATTAATTTTGCATACTATGCAGCATTGTTTGAAAGCAAGTACTTTAGTAGTTGCGTTGCTGATGCTTTTTGCATCATGCAGCCCGTTTCAGAAATTACAGAAAACGGGCACGGACGAACAAAAATACCAAGCGGCCGTTGCCTATTTCAAGAAAGGCGAATTTTACAAAGCGGGTTTGTTATTTGAGGAGTTGATTCCCATTTTAAAAGGAAGCACGGAGTCTGAAATGGCCCAGTTTTACCGGGCTCACTGCGAATACCAGCAGCAGAACTACCAACTCTCGGCGTTTCATTTCAAGCAATTTTACGAAACCTTTGCCCGAAGCGATTATGCCCACGAAGCGATGTATTTTTATGCGCTTTCCCTGTATAAAGATTCGCCAAATTATAACTTAGATCAATCGAACACACTGACGGCCATGGCCGCCCTGCAGGATTTTATCAATGCCAACCCGCAGAGTCCCTTCCGTCAGGAATGTACCCAATACATCACCGACCTGCGTAACAAGCTTGAACTAAAGGCCTACGATAAGGCCAAACTCTACTATAAAACCAGCGCGGCTAATATTGCTAATTACCGTTCATCGGTGGTGTCGATTACCAACTTTTTGCGTGAATATCCTGATTCAAAATACAACCAGGAACTGGCTTACCTGCGGGTGGATGCTCAATACAATTTGGCTAAAAATAGCTTCGCAGATAAGTTAAAGGAACGCCACCAGGATGTGGTTACCTATTACCTAGCTTTGGTTGATAAGTTTCCGAAAAGCCCGGATCTCAAAAAGGCCGAACGCATGTACGAAGACAGCCGGGCAGAGTTGGAAAAAATCGCTACCCAGGAAAAAGAAAAACAAAATCAGCAGCAAAAGCCCGCAAAAGTTACTGCGACGGCCTCTAATTAAACAATCTGTGCGGCAACAGACGAGCTGTTGGTCGCATTCGTTCATAAAACAAAAGACAACTATGGCAAGTAATCCTTCTCTCATCACCCGTGACACTGATAAGATTGCGGCAGCAACGGGTAATCTGTATGAATCCGTATCGATCATTTCGAAACGGGCCCGGCAGATTTCGAGTAAAATGAAAGAAGAACTCAGCAATAAATTATCAGAGTTTGCTTCGGCAGTCGACAACCTGGAGGAAGTGTTTGAGAACCGCGAGCAGATCGAAATTTCGAAATACTACGAGCGCCTTCCCAAACCGACAACCGTAGCAACGGATGAGTTTCTGGAAGGAAAGCTGCAATGGCGGACGGTCGACGAAGAAACCTCGAACACCCTGTAATTCTACCGTATCAACAAGAACCGGGGAAGCACAGAGATCACGGAGAAACGCCACCAGCGCCCTCTCTTTTGATCTTTGCGCTTCCCCGGTTCATTTGTGTTTTTACCACCTGAAAGGATGTCGAACTTAAGCGGGAAAAAGATTCTGCTGGGCGTTACGGGAAGCATCGCGGCTTACAAATCGGCCTTGTTGATCCGGCTGTTGGTTAAACTCGGCGCAGAGGTGCAGGTCGTTATGACCCCGGCCGCCAAAGATTTCATTACTCCGCTGACGCTGGCGACCCTGTCAAAACGGCCGGTTTATTCGGATTTTTTCGATACGGCCTCAGGGGATCAGGGAGATGGACACTGGAACAATCACGTTGAACTCGCTCTGTGGGCCGATCTGATCGTGATCGCTCCAGTTTCGGCGCACACGCTGGCCAAACTGGCCCACGGTTTTTGCGATGATTTGTTGTCAGCCGTTTACCTGTCGGCCAAGTGCCCGGTTTTTCTGGCTCCGGCGATGGATTTGGACATGTACCGTCATCCAACGACCCTGGAAAATCTCCGTCGGCTCGACTCGTTTGGCAACCGGCTGATTCAGGCCGAACACGGTGAACTGGCGAGCGGTCTGGTGGGGGAAGGCCGGTTGGCCGAACCGGAGCACATCGTTCAGGACCTGGAACGGCATCTGGCCCAACGCCCGATTTTCAGACACAAGCGGGTTCTCATCACGGCTGGTCCAACGCAGGAAGCCATTGATCCCGTTCGGTTCATCAGTAATCATTCCAGCGGCAAAATGGGCTACGCGATAGCCCGGGCTTTTGCTCACGCTGGTGCCGAAGTGACGCTTGTGAGCGGGCCTACGGTGTTGCCCCTACCCGACCCAATGGTCCGGCGGATTTCGGTGCGTTCGGCCCGGGAAATGTACGAAGCGACGGCGGAAGAGTTTTCCAAGGCCCACGTGATTATTCTGGCTGCTGCCGTAGCCGACTATACACCGCTTCATCCGGCGGATCAAAAGATAAAAAAGAAGGAAACGGCCTTTTCGCTGGAAATGACAAAAACCGTTGATATTGCCGCCACGCTGGGACAACAGAAACGGCCGGACCAAATTACCGTGGGGTTTGCCTTGGAAACCAACGATGAGTTGGCC
This Larkinella insperata DNA region includes the following protein-coding sequences:
- a CDS encoding DNA-directed RNA polymerase subunit omega, with amino-acid sequence MASNPSLITRDTDKIAAATGNLYESVSIISKRARQISSKMKEELSNKLSEFASAVDNLEEVFENREQIEISKYYERLPKPTTVATDEFLEGKLQWRTVDEETSNTL
- the coaBC gene encoding bifunctional phosphopantothenoylcysteine decarboxylase/phosphopantothenate--cysteine ligase CoaBC, with the protein product MSNLSGKKILLGVTGSIAAYKSALLIRLLVKLGAEVQVVMTPAAKDFITPLTLATLSKRPVYSDFFDTASGDQGDGHWNNHVELALWADLIVIAPVSAHTLAKLAHGFCDDLLSAVYLSAKCPVFLAPAMDLDMYRHPTTLENLRRLDSFGNRLIQAEHGELASGLVGEGRLAEPEHIVQDLERHLAQRPIFRHKRVLITAGPTQEAIDPVRFISNHSSGKMGYAIARAFAHAGAEVTLVSGPTVLPLPDPMVRRISVRSAREMYEATAEEFSKAHVIILAAAVADYTPLHPADQKIKKKETAFSLEMTKTVDIAATLGQQKRPDQITVGFALETNDELANATTKLRAKNFDFIVLNSLRDQGAGFGHDTNKITVIDKDERVYEFDLKSKDKVAEDLLNLVQEQLLMV
- a CDS encoding outer membrane protein assembly factor BamD, translating into MLFASCSPFQKLQKTGTDEQKYQAAVAYFKKGEFYKAGLLFEELIPILKGSTESEMAQFYRAHCEYQQQNYQLSAFHFKQFYETFARSDYAHEAMYFYALSLYKDSPNYNLDQSNTLTAMAALQDFINANPQSPFRQECTQYITDLRNKLELKAYDKAKLYYKTSAANIANYRSSVVSITNFLREYPDSKYNQELAYLRVDAQYNLAKNSFADKLKERHQDVVTYYLALVDKFPKSPDLKKAERMYEDSRAELEKIATQEKEKQNQQQKPAKVTATASN
- a CDS encoding OstA-like protein, giving the protein MNRLLVWLLVLLAGTANAQIGSSPTGGPNELVILKRADQLEGLQSGTEEIRKLIGNVQLQQKNVLMYCDLAIQNLTTNVIEAYGNVRMTQGDTLSVRGDTMFYYGSTRLAKVTGRTVVLKDRKMTLTTRRLDYDLSTGIAYYPVKGRIVDRENILTSREGYYDTRTKLFTFRQDVRLVNPKYTLTADSLLYNSLSKIATFQGPTKIVSKEGTLMAKDGDYNTVSRLSNFQRRATIETEKYTLTGDTLVGNNASDFYTARGNVVLVAKNDQTTLTGDFGRYNRKAGVARMTGHALVRSVTKADTMFMRADTLWSFELPNPKRIKGSKTADSTYRRLIGHKNVLVFKSDLQSKCDSIVYETVDSTIYFFRDPIVWSTNYQMEGDSVTALLKNNRIYKMLLRGHSFVISQDTLQNFNQVKGRTLTAFFGYDPQKDRSDIDRVIVEGNGESLYFAVDDQNKMVGMNRVLCSKMTIRFTDRKVKKISFYGQPDSKLVPPQELKEAEKKLDGFNWRIAERPTKARLLGLPEPSAGGPISSRTNPGKEGPAPAEASATLKREVPVGESKLKGLIRKTSASPDTKAAVQAGSATQKTVSPVTKKNSQPADSVSTGTVKAVNTGTQPVSSPAAESDLERELNKKPVRKKGN
- a CDS encoding T9SS type A sorting domain-containing protein; translation: MKQPVRLYAWLTGLVFLVSQSLLAQTDSSKPKSRLELGQKPAPTSRVIHSRNFPFLKHPTVASLDRGVTVQKNTAINQYYRNQLLNATTTKTARATGTESSNVATPENRQISAEETRKSDKDFMYSNDQITVSNIYPNPANEFAEIDYKITGNVKDAKLTFYNVLGAQVADHTLDGNEGKVRIVTRDMNSGLYFYRLSIDNQKIVTKKLMVSHQ